A genomic stretch from Mya arenaria isolate MELC-2E11 chromosome 10, ASM2691426v1 includes:
- the LOC128206606 gene encoding uncharacterized protein LOC128206606, with the protein MVNDKEVNVRTITVEDRTGKVKVSLWRNIAAEPVVLGDVVAITNIVVNSKRYNNEESLSSTQFTKIEVTDMPNTEMTATILGLDLGDVESQLLTEQDGIFNVSNEVLVAAFQCQLEDITAKLPKTLNFIAKGQSVVTFNE; encoded by the exons ATGGTGAATGACAAAGAGGTGAATGTGCGGACCATTACGGTGGAGGACCGTACTGGGAAGGTGAAAGTCAGCCTGTGGCGCAACATTGCAGCAGAGCCTGTGGTGTTGGGGGATGTTGTTGCCATCACCAATATTGTTGTCAACAGCAAGAGATATAACAATGAGGAATCCCTGTCGTCAACACAATTTACAAAGATAGAG GTTACTGACATGCCAAACACCGAGATGACGGCCACCATTCTAGGACTTGACCTGGGTGATGTGGAATCCCAGTTACTCACAGAACAGGATGGAATCTTCAATGTATCAAACGAAGTGCTAGTTGCAGCCTTTCAGTGTCAGTTGGAAGACATTACAGCCAAACTACCAAAAACACTGAATTTCATAGCCAAAGGACAGTCTGTGGTCACCTTTAATGagtga